Proteins from one Desulfonema limicola genomic window:
- a CDS encoding Wzz/FepE/Etk N-terminal domain-containing protein gives MSEKLITEPSCTGTLIEEDEINLLDLLLVLLKHKLLIFFMVFIAGAAAVFYSLGLTNIYRSEATISPREAEKSQSSSLAELGPMGGMVAGQLGLSSGGNLTKLETVLNSRELTARIINKYSLMPVIFIDIWDKDNEIWTSEEEPTIQDGLKAVMENMLKVSVDIEKNIIKIGFEHQDPETAKKVVEYYLKELSETLRESVLQDSTEKIRFFTKVIDRTSDALLKNKIYNLLAAEIEKETFARVEKYYSFEVLDSPIAPDEDKKVRPKRAIICILSVFVAFFMAVFIAFFKEFVYRIKIDDPERYEQIVNAMKLWRKK, from the coding sequence ATGTCTGAAAAATTAATAACTGAACCATCATGTACCGGAACCTTGATTGAAGAAGACGAGATTAACCTTCTTGATCTTTTGCTGGTATTACTGAAACATAAACTTCTTATATTTTTTATGGTCTTTATTGCAGGCGCTGCTGCAGTATTTTATTCCCTGGGTTTGACAAATATTTACCGTTCAGAAGCTACAATATCACCTCGGGAAGCTGAGAAAAGCCAATCCAGTTCTCTTGCTGAACTTGGACCTATGGGAGGAATGGTTGCAGGGCAGCTGGGGTTGAGCAGCGGCGGTAATCTGACAAAACTTGAAACTGTTTTAAACAGCAGGGAACTGACTGCCAGGATAATAAATAAATATTCCCTGATGCCTGTTATTTTTATAGATATCTGGGATAAGGATAATGAAATATGGACTTCTGAAGAGGAACCTACTATCCAGGACGGATTAAAGGCTGTTATGGAAAATATGCTTAAAGTATCTGTTGATATAGAAAAGAATATTATTAAAATAGGCTTTGAACACCAGGATCCTGAAACAGCAAAAAAGGTTGTAGAATATTATCTTAAGGAATTAAGTGAAACCCTGCGTGAGTCAGTATTACAGGATTCAACTGAAAAGATTCGATTTTTTACAAAGGTTATTGACAGAACCAGTGATGCTTTGCTTAAAAATAAGATATACAACCTGCTTGCAGCAGAAATAGAAAAAGAGACCTTTGCCAGGGTTGAAAAATATTACAGCTTTGAGGTTCTTGATTCTCCCATTGCTCCTGACGAGGATAAAAAGGTGAGACCCAAACGTGCGATTATCTGCATACTTTCTGTTTTTGTTGCATTTTTTATGGCTGTATTTATAGCATTTTTTAAGGAATTTGTTTACAGGATAAAGATAGATGATCCTGAAAGATATGAGCAGATTGTCAATGCCATGAAATTATGGAGAAAAAAGTAG
- a CDS encoding prepilin-type N-terminal cleavage/methylation domain-containing protein — MKKQTTDSIRNSKGFTLLELMVLVAIIGILAGLATSYLNNPRLRLRAAARDVVSKVQHARFKALETGDTWAVQFDTSSTAPSYRILSNIGPDNKWNTADDEENGIVYLDDYPGISFGSGHGTAPRDYGETDISDGMSAYENRFIFNADGTTGYPDNGNQKSQGVVYMKTKKGETFAVGMISAAGMIKTWRNYASGWEE; from the coding sequence ATGAAAAAACAAACAACAGACAGCATCAGAAACTCAAAGGGTTTTACTTTGCTGGAATTAATGGTTCTGGTAGCAATTATCGGAATCCTGGCCGGGCTGGCCACAAGCTATTTAAACAATCCGAGGTTAAGACTGAGAGCTGCTGCAAGGGATGTGGTCTCCAAGGTACAGCACGCCAGATTCAAAGCTCTTGAAACAGGAGATACATGGGCTGTTCAGTTTGACACATCCAGCACAGCACCTTCATACAGGATCCTGAGTAATATTGGTCCTGACAATAAATGGAATACAGCAGATGATGAAGAAAATGGTATTGTATATCTTGATGATTATCCAGGAATTTCCTTTGGTTCAGGTCATGGAACAGCCCCCAGAGATTATGGTGAAACAGACATCAGTGATGGGATGAGTGCTTATGAAAATCGTTTTATTTTTAATGCAGACGGAACCACAGGCTATCCTGATAATGGGAATCAAAAAAGCCAGGGTGTGGTTTATATGAAAACAAAAAAAGGAGAAACCTTTGCAGTAGGCATGATTTCAGCAGCAGGCATGATAAAAACCTGGAGAAATTATGCTTCAGGATGGGAGGAATAA
- a CDS encoding prepilin-type N-terminal cleavage/methylation domain-containing protein, translating to MKPAIMKPAIIKIDKKQESGFTLIEVLVALAIFSIVIVGVIEVFVNSNKSYMMQDDIASMQQNIRIAKMFIERDVRMADASFVFENGVGEGGSDKLTMGYVESLDNACGEDPDPTDDIDRPCSELSTLHLKGDMPESSSVANVYEDLSGEASDWEEGCYCGGETYDSPQYGFQAIIETPKGYDPAVSDIFYLTGVNANKLNQLINHPVMLEGEDGKNEKFDNKIINAYPDKSIINFYIPESRITTSYEIKDGELLRGDQLIADNVEDLQFAFCGDFDNDGIVDPENTNDWFNGELEEGDLPADSKILVRYVRITLLGRTSKQHQISDTRPSIEDNAQADTQDKFNRRLLQTTVQMRNASL from the coding sequence ATGAAACCAGCTATCATGAAACCAGCTATCATAAAAATAGATAAAAAACAGGAGTCAGGCTTTACTTTAATAGAGGTATTAGTTGCCCTGGCAATTTTTTCAATAGTAATAGTCGGGGTAATTGAGGTTTTTGTCAACAGCAACAAGTCTTATATGATGCAGGACGATATTGCCTCCATGCAGCAGAATATAAGAATTGCAAAAATGTTTATAGAGCGGGATGTCAGAATGGCTGATGCCTCCTTTGTCTTTGAAAACGGAGTTGGTGAAGGAGGGTCTGACAAATTGACAATGGGTTATGTTGAGTCTTTGGATAATGCCTGCGGGGAAGATCCTGATCCAACAGATGATATTGATAGACCATGCAGTGAGCTTTCTACCCTGCATCTTAAAGGGGATATGCCGGAATCGTCTTCAGTAGCCAATGTATATGAAGACCTTTCAGGTGAAGCTTCAGACTGGGAAGAAGGATGTTATTGCGGTGGTGAAACCTATGATTCCCCTCAATATGGATTTCAGGCCATTATAGAAACCCCCAAGGGATATGATCCGGCTGTATCTGATATTTTTTATCTGACCGGTGTGAATGCTAATAAACTTAACCAGCTTATCAATCATCCTGTTATGCTGGAAGGTGAAGACGGCAAAAATGAAAAATTTGATAATAAAATAATAAATGCCTATCCTGATAAAAGCATTATCAATTTTTACATTCCTGAATCAAGAATAACCACAAGCTATGAAATTAAGGACGGTGAATTGTTAAGGGGAGACCAGCTTATAGCTGATAATGTTGAAGACCTTCAATTTGCATTCTGCGGGGATTTTGATAATGACGGTATTGTTGATCCTGAAAACACGAATGACTGGTTTAATGGTGAATTGGAAGAAGGGGATCTGCCTGCTGATTCAAAAATCCTTGTCAGATATGTGCGTATCACTCTTTTAGGCCGGACTTCAAAACAGCACCAGATTTCAGACACCCGCCCGAGTATAGAAGATAATGCACAAGCTGATACCCAGGATAAATTTAACAGGCGGCTGCTGCAGACAACTGTCCAGATGCGTAATGCATCTTTATAA
- a CDS encoding pilus assembly PilX family protein, whose translation MKPRFTQISKNERGAALLMTMVMLVILTLIGTAATKTSTLEIMMSGSAKNKKAAFYTAEAGIEHAKKIIDDLGFDSGTAKWKIDGIEDADSYDSSVILKTSAGELISDKALGDYAYTIKVWDSGRLHIRSEAKGVNNKSKSAIEVIYSNKEEEWLKEDGGYVAQAGHNEQKSFSDQLDDKEAMDSFEKQL comes from the coding sequence ATGAAACCCAGATTTACTCAAATATCAAAAAATGAAAGAGGAGCAGCACTTTTAATGACAATGGTGATGCTTGTTATCCTGACCTTGATTGGAACAGCAGCTACAAAAACATCAACACTTGAAATAATGATGTCAGGGTCTGCAAAAAATAAAAAAGCTGCATTTTATACAGCAGAGGCAGGCATTGAACATGCAAAAAAAATAATAGATGACCTGGGATTTGATTCAGGAACAGCCAAATGGAAGATTGACGGGATCGAGGATGCAGACAGTTATGACAGTTCGGTAATATTAAAGACTTCAGCTGGTGAATTAATAAGTGACAAAGCTCTGGGCGATTATGCCTATACTATAAAGGTATGGGATTCAGGCCGTCTTCATATCCGTTCTGAAGCAAAAGGGGTAAACAATAAAAGCAAGTCAGCAATTGAAGTAATTTACAGTAATAAAGAAGAAGAATGGCTGAAGGAAGACGGCGGGTATGTTGCCCAGGCAGGGCATAACGAACAAAAAAGTTTCAGTGACCAGCTTGACGATAAAGAAGCAATGGATTCATTTGAAAAACAATTATAA
- a CDS encoding M23 family metallopeptidase yields MPEGTKICAAREGVVMDIANDFFTGGAEAAFGERANLIRILHDDGTMAVYAHLKLESARFPLGTRVPEGRVIAESGNTGFSTGPHLHFVIQKNTGMNLAAVPFEFQGRDGKGFTPVLGMVLGEE; encoded by the coding sequence ATGCCCGAAGGAACAAAAATCTGTGCTGCACGGGAAGGTGTTGTTATGGATATTGCCAATGATTTTTTTACAGGCGGGGCAGAAGCAGCTTTTGGAGAACGCGCAAATCTTATCCGAATTCTCCACGATGACGGCACTATGGCTGTTTATGCCCATTTAAAACTGGAATCTGCAAGATTTCCTTTAGGTACAAGGGTGCCTGAAGGCCGGGTTATAGCAGAATCAGGCAACACCGGTTTTTCCACAGGCCCCCATCTTCATTTTGTCATTCAGAAAAATACAGGCATGAATCTGGCTGCAGTTCCATTTGAGTTTCAAGGCAGAGATGGTAAAGGGTTTACACCTGTTCTTGGCATGGTGCTTGGTGAAGAGTAA
- a CDS encoding ATP-binding protein yields the protein MGKFLNDRLIKSLVEQTQVDFQLFSIIPGKLPEYIKHMPEQISAEFPYLIQLDKDGHMLIFRTIKDIQEKPAILLMAKIPRRIIEHGKTTIKYGLISIVVIGLTIILLISFLSQKIILQPITNLTNHVLQIGKTDNLSARLNMKQNDETGILAREFDKMIEKLFNTRKELVEQYYFAGMAEMASGVLHNIRNSLNPVIGEIQLIRHDLNNIPAKEMQMVQNELTQGGISSERKQNLIQFSMLASESLIQLLQDIKKRLNNILKSTSQIENILADHQNLAHSERPVEKVELSDLIHDSLKLMKNRLKKIIVIDIDKSIYNTGRVNVHRIALLQVFSNILINAAESIERQGNIQGNIQGKVSIYAEIDKTNKMIHIHICDNGEGIEPEILPRIFEHGFTTKKERSSGIGLHWCANSMTAMNCRIHAESKGKGKGACFILILPQKN from the coding sequence ATGGGAAAATTTCTTAATGACAGGCTTATAAAAAGCCTGGTTGAACAAACCCAGGTTGATTTTCAGCTTTTTTCCATAATCCCAGGTAAACTGCCTGAATATATAAAACATATGCCTGAGCAGATTTCTGCTGAGTTTCCATATTTAATTCAGCTGGATAAAGACGGGCACATGCTTATTTTCAGGACAATTAAAGATATACAGGAAAAACCTGCTATTTTGTTAATGGCAAAAATTCCAAGAAGAATTATTGAGCATGGAAAAACAACTATTAAATATGGTTTAATATCTATTGTTGTCATAGGTCTTACTATTATTTTACTCATATCTTTTCTTTCCCAGAAAATAATACTTCAGCCCATAACAAATTTAACCAATCATGTATTGCAAATAGGGAAAACTGACAACCTGTCTGCCCGTCTTAATATGAAACAAAATGATGAAACAGGGATTTTAGCAAGAGAATTTGATAAAATGATTGAAAAACTTTTTAATACAAGAAAAGAACTGGTTGAACAATATTATTTTGCAGGCATGGCAGAGATGGCCTCAGGTGTTCTTCATAATATCCGCAATTCACTTAACCCTGTTATTGGCGAGATTCAGCTTATACGTCATGATTTAAATAATATACCTGCAAAAGAAATGCAAATGGTTCAAAATGAACTGACCCAGGGGGGTATTTCCAGTGAACGAAAACAAAATCTTATCCAGTTTTCCATGCTTGCCAGTGAAAGCCTTATCCAGCTCCTCCAGGATATAAAAAAAAGATTAAACAATATCTTAAAAAGCACTTCACAGATAGAAAATATTCTTGCAGATCATCAAAACCTGGCACACAGTGAGCGGCCTGTTGAAAAGGTTGAGTTATCTGATTTAATACATGATTCTCTAAAGCTCATGAAAAACAGGCTTAAAAAAATCATAGTAATTGATATTGATAAAAGTATTTATAATACAGGCCGTGTAAATGTACATAGAATAGCATTGCTGCAGGTATTTTCAAATATCTTAATAAATGCTGCAGAATCCATAGAACGTCAGGGCAATATACAGGGCAATATACAGGGCAAGGTTTCCATATATGCTGAAATAGATAAAACAAATAAGATGATTCATATCCATATCTGCGATAATGGAGAAGGAATTGAACCAGAAATACTGCCCCGTATTTTTGAACATGGCTTTACTACAAAAAAAGAACGATCATCAGGCATCGGCCTGCATTGGTGTGCTAATTCAATGACAGCAATGAACTGCCGGATTCATGCAGAAAGTAAGGGAAAAGGAAAAGGTGCCTGCTTTATTCTTATATTGCCCCAAAAAAATTAA
- a CDS encoding sigma-54-dependent transcriptional regulator, translating into MISYIVYLVDDEPGIRKGISFRLKKLYQITTFPDAESAIEAIKSKQPDLVLLDIGLPGMSGIEALEHIKKNWPEILVIMATAYEDIKTVISAMKLGAHDYIVKPIHMDSLKVTLKNALETIKMRKEIQALQASYIKENLPFFVGKSNAIQDVMNFVDKVAKSPDAPVLILGESGTGKELIASAIHYKSPNYQGPFVTINCASIPKELIESELFGYEKGAFSGAKDSGKKGLVEEAENGTLFLDEVGDLGMEAQAKLLRFLEDGEYYRVGGVKKLRLSLRVVSATNKNMEQMAAQGSFREDLYYRLAVVTIKIPSLNERQDDIIPIANYFLMEFGKKYKKNFQRLSPETQAFLLNYEWKGNIREMKNIIERGVLIGECPELKIEHIGLKMSDKNSVQSRKKEEVNPFGALPEEGIDLNALEEHYIREAYKKSGNNDAKAARLLNMSYYSFRYKKKKFKDL; encoded by the coding sequence ATGATCTCCTATATTGTTTATCTTGTTGACGATGAACCAGGCATAAGAAAAGGCATATCTTTCAGGCTGAAAAAACTATATCAGATAACAACATTTCCTGATGCTGAATCTGCAATTGAGGCCATTAAATCAAAACAGCCTGACCTGGTTTTGCTTGATATAGGGCTTCCAGGGATGAGCGGGATTGAAGCTCTTGAACATATCAAGAAAAACTGGCCTGAAATCCTGGTGATAATGGCAACTGCTTATGAGGATATAAAAACTGTAATTTCTGCAATGAAGCTCGGGGCACATGATTATATTGTCAAGCCCATTCACATGGATTCTTTAAAAGTTACCTTAAAAAATGCACTTGAAACCATAAAAATGCGTAAAGAAATCCAGGCTCTTCAAGCAAGTTATATAAAAGAGAATCTTCCATTTTTTGTTGGAAAAAGCAATGCAATCCAGGATGTTATGAATTTTGTAGATAAGGTTGCCAAAAGTCCTGATGCACCTGTTCTTATCCTGGGTGAATCAGGTACTGGAAAAGAACTTATTGCAAGTGCCATTCATTACAAAAGCCCGAATTATCAAGGCCCTTTTGTAACAATTAATTGTGCATCAATACCAAAAGAACTTATTGAAAGCGAATTGTTTGGATATGAAAAAGGGGCATTCAGCGGGGCAAAGGACTCAGGAAAAAAGGGTCTTGTGGAAGAAGCTGAAAATGGAACATTGTTTTTAGATGAGGTAGGTGATCTTGGAATGGAAGCCCAGGCAAAACTGCTCAGGTTCCTGGAAGATGGAGAATACTACCGTGTTGGAGGAGTTAAAAAGCTGCGATTATCATTACGGGTTGTATCTGCTACAAATAAGAATATGGAACAAATGGCAGCCCAGGGCAGTTTTAGAGAAGATCTGTATTACAGGCTTGCAGTTGTTACAATTAAAATTCCATCTTTAAATGAAAGACAAGATGATATTATACCTATTGCCAACTATTTTTTAATGGAATTTGGAAAAAAATACAAAAAAAACTTTCAAAGATTATCCCCTGAAACACAAGCCTTTCTCTTGAATTATGAATGGAAAGGCAATATCCGGGAGATGAAAAACATTATTGAAAGGGGAGTACTCATAGGTGAATGCCCTGAACTGAAGATTGAGCATATAGGATTAAAAATGTCAGACAAGAATTCTGTTCAGTCTCGTAAAAAGGAGGAAGTTAATCCTTTCGGTGCTTTGCCTGAAGAAGGCATTGATTTAAATGCCCTTGAAGAACATTATATACGGGAAGCTTATAAAAAATCAGGAAACAATGATGCTAAAGCAGCCAGGCTGCTTAATATGAGTTATTATTCATTTCGATACAAAAAAAAGAAATTTAAAGATTTATAA
- a CDS encoding response regulator produces the protein MISYTIYLIDDEPSICKGISFALKKLYRIKTFADAESAIEFMQKEMPDLVLLDISLPGMDGIQALERIRYICPDILVIMVSAYEDKKTVVSAMDMGAQNYLFKPFHLASLKAAIKNAFAPNSFYQTSAC, from the coding sequence ATGATTTCATACACAATCTATCTTATTGATGATGAACCCAGTATCTGCAAAGGTATTTCCTTTGCCCTTAAAAAATTATACCGGATTAAAACCTTTGCTGATGCAGAATCTGCAATTGAATTTATGCAAAAAGAAATGCCTGATCTTGTACTGCTTGATATAAGTCTTCCAGGAATGGACGGTATTCAGGCGTTGGAAAGAATCAGGTATATATGCCCTGATATCCTTGTGATTATGGTTTCTGCATATGAAGATAAAAAAACTGTTGTTTCAGCAATGGATATGGGGGCACAAAACTATTTATTCAAACCTTTTCATCTTGCCTCGCTTAAAGCTGCAATAAAAAATGCCTTTGCTCCAAACTCCTTTTATCAAACATCTGCCTGTTGA
- a CDS encoding type IV pilus modification PilV family protein: MKKININEENGFSLLEVMISLVILAVGLLGIAMLQITAIRGNASGMKLTEASTLIGSKIEDYRQMVYEDVTDNVEENVKLHENDSRVYTRTTTVTENSPEPGLKTVTVELSWTDTRQHTVSFMTIISNL, from the coding sequence ATGAAGAAAATCAACATAAATGAAGAAAACGGTTTTAGCCTTCTTGAAGTGATGATTTCCCTGGTAATCCTGGCTGTGGGTCTGCTGGGTATTGCAATGCTTCAGATTACAGCAATTAGAGGAAATGCATCAGGCATGAAGCTTACAGAAGCCAGTACGCTTATTGGCAGCAAAATAGAAGATTACAGGCAGATGGTTTATGAAGATGTAACTGATAATGTAGAAGAAAATGTTAAGCTTCATGAAAATGACAGCAGGGTTTATACAAGAACCACAACAGTTACAGAAAACAGCCCTGAACCTGGCCTTAAAACTGTTACAGTAGAACTGTCATGGACAGATACCCGTCAGCATACTGTATCATTCATGACTATTATCTCAAACTTATAG
- a CDS encoding sialidase family protein: MKKLNTLLIIILILGFCTNLQAFEWQLQHPLPEGNHFNSVWGISNNNIFAVGDNGAVFRYNGRIWEDMSGITYKKLTKVWGSSGRDVFAVGDAGTIIHYNGFGWEEMWQPTFENFTGLWGSSGRNVFAVGENGTILHYDGSSWEQFSGSCEGLSDIWGSSENNIFAAGDNGTILHYDGKNWQDISNDIGSDNINSIWGTSGSNVFAAGDNGTILNFNGRTWNDMSGITTENIVNISGSSASNIYITTRSGAIYKYNGSTWKNIKRYCSSSQFYIGKY, from the coding sequence ATGAAAAAACTAAATACATTATTAATTATCATACTTATACTCGGCTTTTGCACAAATTTACAGGCATTTGAATGGCAGCTGCAGCATCCCCTTCCTGAAGGAAATCATTTTAACAGTGTGTGGGGAATCTCAAACAACAATATATTTGCAGTAGGAGATAATGGAGCAGTCTTTCGTTATAATGGAAGAATATGGGAGGATATGTCAGGCATTACATATAAGAAACTTACAAAAGTATGGGGAAGTTCTGGAAGAGATGTTTTTGCAGTAGGAGATGCAGGCACTATTATCCATTATAATGGATTTGGATGGGAAGAAATGTGGCAGCCCACCTTTGAAAATTTTACCGGCTTATGGGGAAGTTCTGGAAGAAATGTTTTTGCAGTCGGTGAAAACGGCACAATCCTGCATTATGATGGCAGCAGCTGGGAGCAGTTTTCAGGCAGCTGCGAAGGCTTGTCTGATATATGGGGAAGTTCAGAAAACAATATCTTTGCAGCAGGAGACAATGGAACAATTCTTCATTATGATGGAAAAAACTGGCAGGATATATCTAATGACATTGGATCTGACAATATTAACAGTATCTGGGGAACTTCAGGCTCCAATGTATTTGCAGCAGGAGACAATGGAACAATATTAAATTTTAACGGCAGAACCTGGAATGACATGTCAGGGATAACAACAGAAAACATTGTTAATATAAGCGGTTCCTCTGCTTCCAATATTTATATTACAACCAGAAGCGGGGCAATCTATAAATATAATGGTTCAACCTGGAAAAATATAAAAAGGTACTGCAGTTCTTCTCAATTCTATATTGGAAAATACTAA
- a CDS encoding hybrid sensor histidine kinase/response regulator encodes MTVIHSERPRILIADDDKSILSLYSKVLAGNKTAQAMFTDATLEGLACKLFGKTEKDERALSFDLTTCHQAEEALEKVQESINNQDPFSVAFLDVRMPPGPDGIWAAQEIRKIDPHVEIVIVTGYSDIHPREIAKKVPPAHKLLYLQKPFHTYELEQFAFSLSVKWNSEKELADSEKRFRTLVEGSPIGTVIIQDGMIMYQNRAMKVFSKYLPESMMLKDFNAHPDDLQKLIYLDKCMNQKEFHPFECEIRFIPFGMKNIDHNIKWVHCTCSQVEFAGIKSAILNMMDMTRIKELEKLAMMREKMVSLGHVATGIAHEIRNPLSGITIFLDAIKETFEEIDDTEDIEELLDHALSAADKIESVIKRVLDFSKFSNPRLKLTDINIPINDAISLSKVTLRKAGIKFKADLLPNAPKIYIDAQLIEQVILNLITNAADALKDIDVKKNILIKTLADKKKLYIIVADSGKGISDDLKEKIFDPFFSTKKNGTGIGLSICQRIIIDHGGTIQAGSLKMGGTQFKISIPIEKRNNSR; translated from the coding sequence ATGACTGTAATTCATTCTGAAAGACCAAGGATATTAATAGCAGATGATGACAAGTCTATACTCTCACTCTACTCCAAGGTTTTAGCAGGCAATAAAACTGCCCAGGCCATGTTTACAGACGCTACTCTGGAAGGGCTGGCATGTAAACTTTTTGGAAAAACAGAAAAAGACGAAAGAGCTTTGTCCTTTGATCTTACAACCTGTCATCAGGCAGAGGAAGCACTTGAAAAAGTACAGGAATCTATTAACAATCAAGACCCTTTTTCAGTTGCATTTCTTGATGTAAGGATGCCTCCAGGTCCTGATGGTATCTGGGCAGCTCAGGAGATCAGGAAAATAGATCCGCATGTGGAAATTGTTATTGTAACAGGCTACTCAGATATACATCCCCGTGAAATTGCAAAAAAGGTTCCTCCTGCTCATAAACTTCTCTATTTACAAAAACCTTTTCACACATATGAGCTTGAACAATTTGCCTTTTCCCTTTCAGTAAAATGGAACTCTGAAAAAGAACTTGCAGACAGTGAAAAACGATTTAGAACCCTGGTTGAAGGGTCTCCTATTGGTACAGTAATTATTCAAGACGGGATGATTATGTATCAAAACAGGGCAATGAAGGTATTCAGCAAATACCTGCCTGAATCAATGATGCTTAAAGATTTTAATGCACATCCTGATGACCTGCAAAAACTTATATATCTTGATAAATGTATGAATCAAAAAGAATTTCATCCTTTTGAATGTGAAATAAGATTTATTCCTTTTGGAATGAAAAATATTGATCATAATATTAAATGGGTCCACTGCACTTGTTCCCAGGTTGAATTTGCAGGAATAAAATCTGCTATTTTAAATATGATGGATATGACCAGGATTAAAGAACTTGAAAAACTTGCCATGATGCGGGAAAAAATGGTTTCTTTGGGACATGTTGCAACAGGCATAGCCCATGAAATAAGAAATCCGCTTTCTGGTATTACAATTTTTCTTGATGCTATTAAAGAAACCTTTGAGGAAATAGATGACACTGAAGATATTGAGGAACTTCTTGATCATGCTTTATCTGCAGCAGATAAAATAGAATCTGTTATAAAACGTGTACTTGATTTTTCAAAATTCAGCAACCCCAGGCTAAAATTAACAGATATTAATATCCCCATAAACGATGCCATAAGCCTGTCAAAAGTAACCCTGAGAAAAGCTGGAATAAAATTTAAAGCCGACCTGCTCCCAAATGCACCAAAAATATATATAGATGCACAATTAATAGAACAGGTTATCTTAAATCTTATTACAAATGCTGCTGATGCGCTTAAAGATATTGATGTTAAAAAAAATATATTAATAAAAACCCTGGCAGATAAAAAAAAACTGTACATAATAGTCGCAGACTCAGGCAAAGGGATTTCAGATGATTTAAAGGAAAAGATATTTGATCCTTTTTTTTCAACAAAAAAAAATGGAACAGGAATTGGATTGAGCATATGCCAGAGAATAATAATAGATCACGGGGGAACAATTCAGGCAGGCTCATTAAAAATGGGCGGTACCCAGTTTAAAATCAGCATCCCTATTGAAAAAAGGAATAATTCGCGATGA
- a CDS encoding CHASE4 domain-containing protein, with product MSLRSKVVLILLCMFLLYGIVDLIVYRFLIFPSFITLEQDEIRKDSERCIFAVKREIHYIDSLCHDWAAWDDTYDFIESQSPDYIAANLQKSTFIDNHINLLYYFDNKGKIIWGKTYDLETREFILLPDFSKNSLPESHPLISYNIGNTPFSEIKTSGIFLTAKGPVIVSSRPILKSSNQGL from the coding sequence ATGTCACTCAGATCAAAGGTTGTATTAATATTATTATGCATGTTCCTGCTTTATGGAATTGTAGATCTAATTGTCTATCGTTTTCTAATATTCCCGAGCTTTATTACCCTTGAGCAGGATGAAATCAGAAAAGATTCAGAACGATGCATATTTGCTGTAAAAAGAGAGATACATTATATTGATTCCCTTTGTCATGACTGGGCGGCCTGGGATGATACCTATGATTTTATAGAATCTCAATCACCTGATTATATTGCAGCAAATTTACAAAAAAGCACTTTTATTGATAATCATATTAACCTGTTGTATTATTTTGACAACAAGGGAAAAATCATATGGGGAAAAACATATGATCTTGAAACCAGGGAATTTATTTTACTGCCTGATTTTTCAAAAAACTCTCTGCCTGAATCCCATCCTCTCATATCTTACAATATCGGCAATACACCTTTTTCAGAAATTAAGACATCAGGGATTTTCCTTACAGCCAAAGGGCCTGTGATAGTCTCATCCCGTCCCATATTAAAAAGCAGTAACCAGGGCCTGTAA